The DNA segment GGATTTCGCCATGCAAAAGGAGTTGATTGTGGACATAATCACAATATTGAAACTGAATATTTTAAAGACGTCGATTGCCATGCTTGTAAAAAAATAATTAATAAAAACAGACCTGCCAATTTACTAGATGGTGATGCACCAGAATTTTATTATTACAGCAAAACGTCCGCTAAAAAAATGCGTAAAGCAAAAAAAGAGCGTGAAGAATTTAATAATGAAAATGGTATTTGTGAATGTGGTTCTGATTGGAAAATCAGATTTAATAAAATTAAAAAACAACATTTTTTAGGTTGTTCTAATTATCCTATTTGTAAAAAAACAAAGTCAATTCCTAAGTAATATTTCAAAATAAAAAAAATGCAAAAAATTTTAATCATCGACATCGAAACAACTGGATTTTCCCACAGAAGCGCAAAGATCGTAGAAATCGGAATCGTCGAACTCAATTTAGCCACGGGCGAAAAACAGATCATATTCGATCAAGTATGCCAGGAACAGGGAACCACGGTTGAAGAAATAGAAGCGTCTTGGATCGTTCAGAATTCCACACTAACAAGCGAGGCAATTTTAGAAGCTAAATTCCTACATGATCTGTCTCCGGAAATTCAAGACATCATCAATAAATATGAACATGGTGCAACCGCCTTTAATAATGTTTTTGATTTCGGATTTCTGGAAAGTAGAGGATTCGTTTTTCCTAAAAAATTAGCGTGTCCGATGCAACTTTCGACCAACATCTGCAAAATACCAAGTCCGCGAGGATTCAAATGGCCGAAAGTAGAAGAGGCTCACACTCATTTCTTTGGAAACGTTGGCTATATCGAAAAACACAGAGGCGCAGATGACGCTTTTCATGAAGCCGATATCGTACTGGAATTATTCAAACTGGGTGTATTTAAATTAAACTAATCTTAAAATTCATATAAAATGAGCACAGAAAACGCCAAAAATGAAGTGTCAAAACTTCAAGAAAAGAACGAAATGGTTCAGCAGAAAACAGAAGTTACACCTTCTGATAGATTCACAAATGCCGTTTTAAAAGAGTTTCCAAGCCCTGGAAACCAACCATTAGAATTAACAAACTTTCAAAGAAAACTGATCCAGAATTACTTCATAAAAATAGATGGAGTATTAAAAGAAAGCGAAGTTAAAAGACTTGGAAAATCAGAACAATATAGAGATGCCTTGTCTTATAATTGGAACAATGTGAATATGAATAAACTTGCGCAGGATGTCGTGGCTTATTCAATGATCGGCCTAGATCCTTTGCAGAAAAACCATATCAATCCAATACCGTACAAAAACAGTAAAACCCAAAAATTTGACATCACTTTCATTGAAGGGTTCAATGGATTGGAACTAAAATCTAAAAAATACGGTTTCGATGTTCCTACAAATGTGATTTTCGAACTAAAGTACTCTTCGGATAAATTCAAATCTGTTAAGAAAAACATTAATAATAAAATCGAAAGTTACGAATTCGAAATCACCGATGATTTTAACCGAGGAACTTTAGATGGTGGTTTTTACTATATGGAATACGAAAATCCAGAAAAAAACAAATTGGTAGTACTGAATCGTGAACAAATTGAAAAACGCAAACCTCAATATGCATCTGCTGAGTTTTGGGGTGGTGAAAAAGACGAATACAAAAATGGAAGCAAAACCGGAGAAAAAATAAAGATTGAAGGTTGGGAAGATGAAATGTATTTAAAAACGATAAAGCGCCATTGCTGGAATTCAATCAATATTGATTCAGAAAAGATTGATGAACATCTTTTAAGAATTATCACCAATGAAAACGACCGCGTCCCACAAGCAGTAATGGAGGATATTGAAAGAAATGCCAACAAAGAGGAATTGGGTTTTGCTGATATTTCTGATGCCGAAGTTGTAGAAGATGAAGCACCGGAAGTTCTGGGGGAAATTGAATATGAAGTAGAAACTGCTAACGCTGGACCAGGATTCTAATGAAACTCAAAGTAATTGGATCAGGCTCCAAAGGAAATGCTTACCTGCTCGAAAATGAGCAGGAAGCCCTCCTGATTGAATGTGGAGTAAATATTTCGGAGATCAAAAAAGCAGTGAATTTTAATGTTTCAAAGATTGCTGGTTGCATCGTTACGCATGAACACGGCGATCACGCAAAAAGCATCAATGAAGTAATGAAAGCAGGAATCAACACCTACGCAACCAAAGGGACATTTGCCAAAGCGGCAAAGAATCACCGGATGAAGATCGTTCCCCAAAAAGGACAGTTTCAAGTCGGTAATTTCAAAGTGATTTCATTTCCTACAATTCATGATGTGGCAGAACCTTGCGGTTTTCTGATCAATCACAAAGATTGTGGAAATACGCTTTTCCTGACCGATACGGTGTATTGCCCTTTCACTTTCACAGGTTTGAACAATATCATCGTAGAGGCGAATTATGATCAGGAAATCATTGATGAGAAATTAGGCGGTATGAAGTTCCTCCGGGATCGAATCTACAACTCTCACATGAGCATCGATACTTGTTTGGATTTCTTGAAAGCCAATGACCTCACAGCGGTGAATAATATCGTATTGATTCACTTGTCCGACAGTAATTCCCATGAGTTGAATTTCGCTGATCATGTGAACAAACTCACCGGAAAAAGCGTACACGTTGCAACGAATGGAATGCAGATCGGATTTAATAAAACACCTTTTTAAAATGAAAAATGCAGATAAACCAATAAATCCTATGAGTGCATCATTTGCAGGTGCAGATAACGAGTTGAAAATTGAATATCAGAACGACAACTTTTCACAGCAAATGGGAGGATTAACCAAACGCGAATATTTCGCAGGATTAGCAATGCAAGGATTAATTAATAATGTTAATTCTCCAACTTTTATCGCACAGAAAGCCGTGGAACTAGCAGATAAACTTTTACAAAAATTAGAATATAAATAATGGCAGAAGTAAAGCTATCAGAACTCCCATTTGGAGAAGAAATCGACATTGGAGGTCATATTTACACTTTTGAAGGCTTCGAAAAGCGAAAAACCAATTTTGGAAATCAGCAGTTTTTTGTTTTCAAATGTAAAAAACCAGAGCAGGAGAAAATCTTTGAAAGATTCAAGTTCTCAACGACTAAAATAAAGTTGAACAACGGAAAATACAAATGGTAAATAATTTTTAAAAATAAGTAATGAGCAAAATTGAAATTAAAAAAGCAGGTATTCGAGGCGGAATCTTTCTCGCTTACGAATACAACATGGAGGACAACGGCGTATCTGCAAAAAACAAAACGCAGTCCACCGCACCCATTCATGATGATTTGAGAGGAGCCTTTGAGAAACTGATCCCTCACTTTATTCTTCTGACTGAAGAATTACCAACAGATCGAATGAAAGACATCATCGAAAAAGGCGAACTCCTTCCAGAAGATATTGAAAAGAAGTACCAGGTTACCGATTTCGAATTGGGCGGTTCTGAAGATGCGCAAACCATTAGAATCACGGGATTTAAAGTTTTGAGCAATGACAAATCGGTCAGTTTTTCAACGCCTTCTCAAAAGCTTTATGAAGAAAAAACAGACGGATATAAATTCGATGAATACCTCAGAGAAATTTTAGAGGTAATTCTTAGCGAAGTACTGGAGTACATGGACGGCAAACAAGCACCACGCTCTGAGACTGGAACTTTAGATTTTGGTGATGAAGATGATGACGAAGCTTTCTCTATGCCATCCGACGTGATTAAGGATTTGAAAAACAATCTTCCTGAAGGCGTAACGGTTGAAGTTTCTACTTCGAAATCAAAGAAGAGAATCGCTGAGCCAATTATTGAAGCTGGAGAAGAAGATTAAAGCGATGAGTAATGAAAAACAATATCCACCCATTAAAAAAGAGATCAAGGTTTCGATATATGCAAGGCCAACTTGATCAACTGGGTTCGCTAACAAATATTCATAAAATAGGAAATAAACACTTTGAATTTCTATTGAATGGAGAAGTGAAGAAAAAATATAAGACACGACAAAGTTGCAATAGACAAATCGAGAAATTATATAAAACCATATCATAAATGAAATTCACATATGATCAACTTGAGTATATCAAAGAAAATTTTAAAAATAAAACGTCAATTAATCTTTTTAACCATTTGGTGAAAGAATTTGATTTTAAATTTTGCTATACCTCATTTCGAAGCGAGTTATATGTAAACGGATTTCATAAAGTAATAATGAGAAGATGGTCGAAATCTGAAACTGATTTCTTATTGAATAATTACAAGTCAATCGGCAATATAGAAATTGGCAAATTACTTACAAAAGGTAAGAGGGTTTTTACAAAAAAACAGGTTCAGAAAAAGATGCAACTTTTAAATTTAAAAAGGACTGATCAAGAATTACAATTGATTTTGGAAAGGAATAAAAGTAATGGACTTTTTAAAGATTGCGGCATAAAAGCATGGGAAACAAGACTTAAAAACAACAATTATCAAAAACAAAGCAATGACAGAATTTAAAGAATTAAAATTAACAGAATTGGTTGCAAGCTCAACCAACCCAAGAACGGAATTCGAAGAGAATTCCTTAAAAGAGTTAGCAGAATCAATTAAACAACATGGTGTTTTGCAACCAATTATAGCAAGGATTCATCCCGATAATAACAAAAAATACGAAGTCGTTTGTGGAGAACGTCGTTTTCGGGCTTCTAAAATTTCAGGAGTGAAAACTATTCCAGTTTCGATCAGGGAATTTAACGATGATGAGGTTTTCGAAATCCAAATCATCGAGAACCTGGAACGAAAAGATGTTCACCCAATGGATGAAGCGGTTGCTTTCAAAAGAATGGTAGAATCCGGAAAGTACACGATAGAAGATATCGCTGCGAAAGTGGCAAAAAATCTAACTTTCGTTGCGCAAAGATTAAAATTAAATGATCTCATCATGGATCTGCAAAATGATTTTAAAGCCGGAAAATTCGGAATTGGTCACGCTGTATTATTGGCCAGAGTTGATGAGGAATCTCAACAGGAAATTCTTTCTGATTATACCAATGATTTTTATCCTACTATTTCCGATCTAAAATATGAATTGCAGGATAATTTCCTTGATAATGCAAAGTTTGATTTGCAGGACGAAACCTTGGTTCCGGAAGCTGGTCCATGTTCTACTTGTCCAAAGTCATCTTTTGGAAATCCAGTATTATTTCCTGATTTGGAAGATAATAGATGTTTTGATAAAAAATGTTTTGAGAATAAAACGGAAATATTTCAGTCAAATAAACTTCAAAAAATAATTGATGAAAATCCCGGAATTCAATTGGTTTGTAATTATGGCGAACCGGAGGAACATTTAGGAAATGTTGCTGCATCAAATGGTAAAACAGTATTAAAATGGAATCATTACAATGGATCGATTGAGGATAATAAACATTCTATTCAAGCCTTTAATATATATTCATGGCAAATTATCTGGATTACATTAACAGGCCGTTCCGTGGAAAAAGGCGTAACCAGTTCACCGGAAGAAAATATAAAAACCGAGATTTTTAATATTAAATCGCGAGCGGATAGAGCGCTTGAATTAGATCGGGAAAAAATTTATATCCGGGCTTTAAAAGAAATTACAAAGAACGAAGAGCGAAATAACAAAATGCTCAATTCAGATACTTTGGAACTTTGTGAGAAAAAAGCATTGGCACTTTCAATCATTTCCTATCAGGATGATAAGTGGATCGAGGAAGAGTACGGACAAAAACTAGGATATAATGACCGACATAATCAATTAGATAAAATTTTCTCCGACTCATTTTTGAATAAATTAATAAGACACCACATTCAAAGATCTTTAATTTCGGAAAACATTGCAGACTTCCAAAAACATGATCGTGCTGCATATATGCATTCAATTTTCGGTCATTATTTTCCAAACGAAATTGAATTATACACCCTCGAACAAACTGCGATCGCAGAAAAAAGAATCATAAAATCTGATCAACGAATTAAAGTGCTGCAGGATGAAATCGACGGCAAAATCGACACTGTAAAACGTTGTGCTAGTTGCAAAAAGTCAGATGATGATTTCCTGGAAGAATTTAGTGTTCCTGCAATGTGGAAAGGAGACTTATGTCATTCATGTTATGTAAAATCAGATAATACTGATACTGAACAAATATGTAGAGTTTGTGGATGTACAAATGATAATTGCATTCAGTGTATTGAAAAAACAGGACATGCTTGTCATTGGGTGGAAGATGATTTATGTTCCGCTTGTGTGGAAATTTTAGACGTAGAATCTGAACCTTCTACTGATGTATCCAATCTTCCAACTTTTGAAAAAATTACTCGCAAAAAGAAATTTTCTTTAAATAATTCTTACTTCAAAAATCATTTAAATACAGAGCCAGGAACTCCATTTGAGATTTACTCATATTTCAAACAGCACGGTGAACTTCCTTTCGATATGGATCCGGAAGAAAATCCCAATTGGATGTATGAAACCTATATTGAATTTCAGAAACGTGCTGGAGTTTATAACTCTCAATTTTTCACACCTCCAGCAACAGCTGAAAGAATCGCAGAATTAGCAGATGAATACTTTACTACAGTTGGTATAGAACCTTATGTTCTTGATGCTTGTTGTGGATTTGGAATGCTTACAAAACCATTAACTGAGAAAGGATTTTTGGTAAAAGGAATTGACAATAATTCTGAAATTCTAAAAATGTACTCGGAGTTTACAGGGTGTTTAAGCGAACAAAAAGATATTAATTCTTACATGAATCAAGATCCTAAATGGATGAATATCGTGGCTAATCCTCCGTATGAAATCAAAGAATTAACTCAATTTTTCAAACTCTTATATGATTTACTTGAAAACGGTGGACTGGCGATCTTGCTTTTACCAAAAGGATTTGTAGATAAAGAAAGGCCAAAACAGTTGGTAGAAACCCTTGAACTGTTCACAGTTATTCATCGTGAAGATATGCAAGAGGATTTTGAGAGAACTGCAATCAATGCGGAAATAGTTGTAATTGAAAGATAAATAAATGACCACTCAAGAACTTCTCCGGCTTCTAAAACCAATCTTCCAGGAGATTGAAAAATCAGAAGGAAAACTTTCAATATTGGAAGCCGTGGAAGTGATCGAGGAATTTAAAAAACAACATCAAGATGAAACAATTAATCAATTTCTTAAAACTTATGGTTTCCTCTACAAAACCAAACTCGCACAAAGGGCAAAAGCTTTTGATTCCGAGCGATTTCAAAATCTTAAAAAAACATTTCTAAAATGCAAGTAGTAGAATTTACAAACGAATTTCACCTCAAAGTAGATTTTGGACGGTTCAAAGATTACCATACCAACATGATCAAGTCGATCGTGAAAGTGATCGAATGGACCACCAGTATTTTTGATGGGAA comes from the Chryseobacterium sp. SNU WT5 genome and includes:
- a CDS encoding 3'-5' exonuclease, with product MQKILIIDIETTGFSHRSAKIVEIGIVELNLATGEKQIIFDQVCQEQGTTVEEIEASWIVQNSTLTSEAILEAKFLHDLSPEIQDIINKYEHGATAFNNVFDFGFLESRGFVFPKKLACPMQLSTNICKIPSPRGFKWPKVEEAHTHFFGNVGYIEKHRGADDAFHEADIVLELFKLGVFKLN
- a CDS encoding MBL fold metallo-hydrolase: MKLKVIGSGSKGNAYLLENEQEALLIECGVNISEIKKAVNFNVSKIAGCIVTHEHGDHAKSINEVMKAGINTYATKGTFAKAAKNHRMKIVPQKGQFQVGNFKVISFPTIHDVAEPCGFLINHKDCGNTLFLTDTVYCPFTFTGLNNIIVEANYDQEIIDEKLGGMKFLRDRIYNSHMSIDTCLDFLKANDLTAVNNIVLIHLSDSNSHELNFADHVNKLTGKSVHVATNGMQIGFNKTPF
- a CDS encoding topoisomerase DNA-binding C4 zinc finger domain-containing protein produces the protein MALPDSAEYWQDVKGGFIIPNGFRHAKGVDCGHNHNIETEYFKDVDCHACKKIINKNRPANLLDGDAPEFYYYSKTSAKKMRKAKKEREEFNNENGICECGSDWKIRFNKIKKQHFLGCSNYPICKKTKSIPK
- a CDS encoding sialidase domain-containing protein, encoding MKFTYDQLEYIKENFKNKTSINLFNHLVKEFDFKFCYTSFRSELYVNGFHKVIMRRWSKSETDFLLNNYKSIGNIEIGKLLTKGKRVFTKKQVQKKMQLLNLKRTDQELQLILERNKSNGLFKDCGIKAWETRLKNNNYQKQSNDRI
- a CDS encoding recombinase RecT codes for the protein MSTENAKNEVSKLQEKNEMVQQKTEVTPSDRFTNAVLKEFPSPGNQPLELTNFQRKLIQNYFIKIDGVLKESEVKRLGKSEQYRDALSYNWNNVNMNKLAQDVVAYSMIGLDPLQKNHINPIPYKNSKTQKFDITFIEGFNGLELKSKKYGFDVPTNVIFELKYSSDKFKSVKKNINNKIESYEFEITDDFNRGTLDGGFYYMEYENPEKNKLVVLNREQIEKRKPQYASAEFWGGEKDEYKNGSKTGEKIKIEGWEDEMYLKTIKRHCWNSINIDSEKIDEHLLRIITNENDRVPQAVMEDIERNANKEELGFADISDAEVVEDEAPEVLGEIEYEVETANAGPGF
- a CDS encoding ParB/RepB/Spo0J family partition protein, with translation MTEFKELKLTELVASSTNPRTEFEENSLKELAESIKQHGVLQPIIARIHPDNNKKYEVVCGERRFRASKISGVKTIPVSIREFNDDEVFEIQIIENLERKDVHPMDEAVAFKRMVESGKYTIEDIAAKVAKNLTFVAQRLKLNDLIMDLQNDFKAGKFGIGHAVLLARVDEESQQEILSDYTNDFYPTISDLKYELQDNFLDNAKFDLQDETLVPEAGPCSTCPKSSFGNPVLFPDLEDNRCFDKKCFENKTEIFQSNKLQKIIDENPGIQLVCNYGEPEEHLGNVAASNGKTVLKWNHYNGSIEDNKHSIQAFNIYSWQIIWITLTGRSVEKGVTSSPEENIKTEIFNIKSRADRALELDREKIYIRALKEITKNEERNNKMLNSDTLELCEKKALALSIISYQDDKWIEEEYGQKLGYNDRHNQLDKIFSDSFLNKLIRHHIQRSLISENIADFQKHDRAAYMHSIFGHYFPNEIELYTLEQTAIAEKRIIKSDQRIKVLQDEIDGKIDTVKRCASCKKSDDDFLEEFSVPAMWKGDLCHSCYVKSDNTDTEQICRVCGCTNDNCIQCIEKTGHACHWVEDDLCSACVEILDVESEPSTDVSNLPTFEKITRKKKFSLNNSYFKNHLNTEPGTPFEIYSYFKQHGELPFDMDPEENPNWMYETYIEFQKRAGVYNSQFFTPPATAERIAELADEYFTTVGIEPYVLDACCGFGMLTKPLTEKGFLVKGIDNNSEILKMYSEFTGCLSEQKDINSYMNQDPKWMNIVANPPYEIKELTQFFKLLYDLLENGGLAILLLPKGFVDKERPKQLVETLELFTVIHREDMQEDFERTAINAEIVVIER